ttctacttcagaaacaggaactgtacctacaacagaaATATCAGGATCAACTGAAGTCACTGCTACTGCATCAGTAGTTTCATCAACaactaaagaatcaacacaaactaaagtctctacttcaCAAACAGAAACTGTACCTACTACAGAAAAATCAGTGGGAAGTGAAGTCACTACTGCATCAGGAGTTGTATCTACAACTAAGGAAGAAACAGAAACTAAAGTCTCTTCTTCAGCAACAGAAACTGTACCTACAACTAAAAAATCAGGATCAACTGAGGTCACTGCTACTGCATCGGAAGTATCATCTACAACTAAAGAAacaacacaaactaaagtctctacttcaGAGACAGGAACTGTTCCAACAGAAAAATCAGGAGCAACTGAAGTCTCTACTACTACATCAGAAGTTATGTCTACAACTAAggaatcaacacaaactaaagttTCTTCTTCAGCAACAGGAACCGTACCTACTACAGAAATATCAGGATCAACTGAAGTCACTGCTACTGCATCAGTAGTTTCATCAACaactaaagaatcaacacaaactaaagtctctacttcaCAAACAGAAACTGTACCTACTACAGAAAAATCAGAGGGAACAGAAGTCACTACTGCATCAGGAGTTGTATCTACAACTAAGGAAGAAACAGAAACTAAAGTATCTTCTTCAGcaacaggaactgtacctacaactgAAAAATCAGTGGGAAGTGAAGTCACTACTACTGCAACTGGAATTGAATCTACgactaaagaatcaacacaaactaaagtctctacttcagaaacaggaactgtacctacaacagaaaaatcagtgggaagtgaagtcactactgcatcaggagttgtatctacaactaaggaagaaacagaaactaaagtatcttcttcagcaacaggaactgtacctacaacgGAAAAATCAGTGGGAAGTGAAGTCACTACTACTGCAACTGGAATTGAATCTACgactaaagaatcaacacaaactaaagtctctacttcagaaacaggaactgtacctacaacagcAAAATCAGGAGCAACTGAAGTCACTACTACTGCATCTGGAGTTGTATCTACAACTAAGGAAGAAACAGAAACTAAAGTATCTGCTTCAGCAACAGGAACTGCATCTACAACTGAAAAATCAGGACAAAGTGAAGCTAGTACCACTGCAACTGGTGTTGAATCTTCgactaaagaatcaacacaaactaaagtctctacttcaGAAACAGGAACTATACCTACAACAGAAAAATCAGAGGGAAGTGAAGTCACTACTACTGCAACAGGAATTAAATCTACgactaaagaatcaacacaaactaaagtctctacttcaGAAACAGGAACTATATCTAGTACAGAAAAATCAGTGGGAAGTGAAGTCACTACTACTGCAACAGGAATTAAATCTACgactaaagaatcaacacaaactgAACTCTCTACTTCCGAAACAGGAACTCTACCTACAACAGAAAAATCAGGATCAACGGAAGTCACTACTACTGAAACTGGAGTTTCATCTACaactaaagaatcaacacaaactaaagtctctacttcacaaacaggaactgtacctacaacagaaAAATCAGGATCAACTGAAGTCACTGCTACTGCATCAGGAGTTTCATCTACaactaaagaatcaacacaaactaaagtctctacttcacaaacaggaactgtacctacaacagaaAAATCAGTGGGAAGTGAAGTCACTACTGCATCAGGAGTTGTATCTACAACTAAGGAAGTAACAGAAACTAAAGTCTCAGCTTCAGtaacaggaactgtacctacaacaggAATATCAAGATCAACTGGAGTCACCACTACTGAAACTGGAGTAGAATCTACgactaaagaatcaacacaaactaaagtttctacttcagaaacaggaactgtacctacaacagaaATATCAGGATCAACTGAAGTCACTGCTACTGCATCAGTAGTTTCATCAACaactaaagaatcaacacaaactaaagtctctacttcaCAAACAGAAACTGTACCTACTACAGAAAAATCAGTGGGAAGTGAAGTCACTACTGCATCAGGAGTTGTATCTACAACTAAGGAAGAAACAGAAACTAAAGTATCTTCTTCAGcaacaggaactgtacctacaactgAAAAATCAGGATCAACTGAGGTCACTGCTACTGCATCGGAAGTATCATCTACAACTAAAGAAacaacacaaactaaagtctctacttcaGAGACAGGAACTGTTCCAACAGAAAAATCAGGAGCAACTGAAGTCTCTACTACTACATCAGAAGTTATGTCTACAACTAAggaatcaacacaaactaaagttTCTTCTTCAGCAACAGGAACCGTACCTACTACAGAAATATCAGGATCAACTGAAGTCACTGCTACTGCATCAGTAGTTTCATCAACaactaaagaatcaacacaaactaaagtctctacttcaCAAACAGAAACTGTACCTACTACAGAAAAATCAGAGGGAACAGAAGTCACTACTGCATCAGGAGTTGTATCTACAACTAAGGAAGAAACAGAAACTAAAGTATCTTCTTCAGcaacaggaactgtacctacaactgAAAAATCAGTGGGAAGTGAAGTCACTACTACTGCAACTGGAATTGAATCTACgactaaagaatcaacacaaactaaagtctctacttcagaaacaggaactgtacctacaacagaaaaatcagtgggaagtgaagtcactactgcatcaggagttgtatctacaactaaggaagaaacagaaactaaagtatcttcttcagcaacaggaactgtacctacaacgGAAAAATCAGTGGGAAGTGAAGTCACTACTACTGCAACTGGAATTGAATCTACgactaaagaatcaacacaaactaaagtctctacttcagaaacaggaactgtacctacaacagcAAAATCAGGAGCAACTGAAGTCACTACTACTGCATCTGGAGTTGTATCTACAACTAAGGAAGAAACAGAAACTAAAGTATCTGCTTCAGCAACAGGAACTGCATCTACAACTGAAAAATCAGGACAAAGTGAAGCCAGTACCACTGCAACTGGTGTTGAATCTTCgactaaagaatcaacacaaactaaagtctctacttcaGAAACAGGAACTATGCCTAGTACAGAAAAATCAGTGGGAAGTGAAGTCACTACTACTGCAACAGGAATTAAATCTACgactaaagaatcaacacaaactgAACTCTCTACTTCAgaaacaggaactgtacctacaacagaaAAATCAGGATCAACGGAAGTCACTACTACTGAAACTGGAGTTTCATCTACaactaaagaatcaacacaaactaaagtctctacttcacaaacaggaactgtacctacaacagaaAAATCAGGATCAACTGAAGTCACTGCTACTGCATCAGGAGTTTCATCTACaactaaagaatcaacacaaactaaagtctctacttcacaaacaggaactgtacctacaacagaaAAATCAGTGGGAAGTGAAGTCACTACTGCATCAGGAGTTGTATCTACAACTAAGGAAGTAACAGAAACTAAAAGTCTCAGCTTCAGtaacaggaactgtacctacaacaggAATATCAAGATCAACTGGAGTCACCACTACTGAAACTGGAGTAGAATCTACgactaaagaatcaacacaaactaaagtttctacttcagaaacaggaactgtacctacaacagaaTCAGGATCAACTGAAGTCACTGCTACTGCATCAGTAGTTTCATCAACaactaaagaatcaacacaaactaaagtctctacttcaCAAACAGAAACTGTACCTACTACAGAAAAATCAGTGGGAAGTGAAGTCACTACTGCATCAGGAGTTGTATCTACAACTAAGGAAGAAACAGAAACTAAAGTATCTTCTTCAGcaacaggaactgtacctacaactgAAAAATCAGGATCAACTGAGGTCACTGCTACTGCATCGGAAGTATCATCTACAACTAAAGAAacaacacaaactaaagtctctacttcaGAGACAGGAACTGTTCCAACAGAAAAATCAGGAGCAACTGAAGTCTCCAACTAAGGAAGAAACAGAAACTAAAGTCTCTTCTTCAGcaacaggaactgtacctacaactgAAAAATCAGGATCAACTGAGGTCACTGCTACTGCATCGGAAGTATCATCTACAACTAAAGAAacaacacaaactaaagtctctacttcaGAGACAGGAACTGTTCCAACAGAAAAATCAGGAGCAACTGAAGTCTCTACTACTACATCAGAAGTTATGTCTACAACTAAggaatcaacacaaactaaagtttcttcttcagcaacaggaactgtacctactACAGAAATATCAGGATCAACTGAAGTCACTGCTACTGCATCAGTAGTTTCATCAACaactaaagaatcaacacaaactaaagtctctacttcaCAAACAGAAACTGTACCTACTACAGAAAAATCAGAGGGAACAGAAGTCACTACTGCATCAGGAGTTGTATCTACAACTAAGGAAGAAACAGAAACTAAAGTATCTTCTTCAGcaacaggaactgtacctacaactgAAAAATCAGTGGGAAGTGAAGTCACTACTACTGCAACTGGAATTGAATCTACgactaaagaatcaacacaaactaaagtctctacttcagaaacaggaactgtacctacaacagaaaaatcagtgggaagtgaagtcactactgcatcaggagttgtatctacaactaaggaagaaacagaaactaaagtatcttcttcagcaacaggaactgtacctacaacgGAAAAATCAGTGGGAAGTGAAGTCACTACTACTGCAACTGGAATTGAATCTACgactaaagaatcaacacaaactaaagtctctacttcagaaacaggaactgtacctacaacagcAAAATCAGGAGCAACTGAAGTCACTACTACTGCATCTGGAGTTGTATCTACAACTAAGGAAGAAACAGAAACTAAAGTATCTGCTTCAGCAACAGGAACTGCATCTACAACTGAAAAATCAGGACAAAGTGAAGCCAGTACCACTGCAACTGGTGTTGAATCTTCgactaaagaatcaacacaaactaaagtctctacttcaGAAACAGGAACTATGCCTAGTACAGAAAAATCAGTGGGAAGTGAAGTCACTACTACTGCAACAGGAATTAAATCTACgactaaagaatcaacacaaactgAACTCTCTACTTCAgaaacaggaactgtacctacaacagaaAAATCAGGATCAACGGAAGTCACTACTACTGAAACTGGAGTTTCATCTACaactaaagaatcaacacaaactaaagtctctacttcacaaacaggaactgtacctacaacagaaAAATCAGGATCAACTGAAGTCACTGCTACTGCATCAGGAGTTTCATCTACaactaaagaatcaacacaaactaaagtctctacttcacaaacaggaactgtacctacaacagaaAAATCAGAGGGAAGTGAAGTCACTACTGCATCAGGAGTTGTATCTACAACTAAGGAAGTAACAGAAACTAAAGTCTCAGCTTCAGtaacaggaactgtacctacaacaggAATATCAAGATCAACTGGAGTCACCACTACTGAAACTGGAGTAGAATCTACgactaaagaatcaacacaaactaaagtttctacttcagaaacaggaactgtacctacaacagaaATATCAGGATCAACTGAAGTCACTGCTACTGCATCAGTAGTTTCATCAACaactaaagaatcaacacaaactaaagtctctacttcaCAAACAGAAACTGTACCTACTACAGAAAAATCAGTGGGAAGTGAAGTCACTACTGCATCAGGAGTTGTATCTACAACTAAGGA
The nucleotide sequence above comes from Panulirus ornatus isolate Po-2019 chromosome 68, ASM3632096v1, whole genome shotgun sequence. Encoded proteins:
- the LOC139747456 gene encoding uncharacterized protein, whose translation is MSTTKESTQTKVSSSATGTVPTTEISGSTEVTATASVVSSTTKESTQTKVSTSQTETVPTTEKSEGTEVTTASGVVSTTKEETETKVSSSATGTVPTTEKSVGSEVTTTATGIESTTKESTQTKVSTSETGTVPTTEKSVGSEVTTASGVVSTTKEETETKVSSSATGTVPTTEKSVGSEVTTTATGTESTTKESTQTKVSTSETGTVPTTAKSGATEVTTTASGVVSTTKEETETKVSASATGTASTTEKSGQSEASTTATGVESSTKESTQTKVSTSETGTISSTEKSVGSEVTTTATGIKSTTKESTQTELSTSETGTVPTTEKSGSTEVTTTETGVSSTTKESTQTKVSTSQTGTVPTTEKSGSTEVTATASGVSSTTKESTQTKVSTSQTGTVPTTEKSVGSEVTTASGVVSTTKEVTETKVSASVTGTVPTTGISRSTGVTTTETGVESTTKESTQTKVSTSETGTVPTTEISGSTEVTATASVVSSTTKESTQTKVSTSQTETVPTTEKSVGSEVTTASGVVSTTKEETETKVSSSATETVPTTKKSGSTEVTATASEVSSTTKETTQTKVSTSETGTVPTEKSGATEVSTTTSEVMSTTKESTQTKVSSSATGTVPTTEISGSTEVTATASVVSSTTKESTQTKVSTSQTETVPTTEKSEGTEVTTASGVVSTTKEETETKVSSSATGTVPTTEKSVGSEVTTTATGIESTTKESTQTKVSTSETGTVPTTEKSVGSEVTTASGVVSTTKEETETKVSSSATGTVPTTEKSVGSEVTTTATGIESTTKESTQTKVSTSETGTVPTTAKSGATEVTTTASGVVSTTKEETETKVSASATGTASTTEKSGQSEASTTATGVESSTKESTQTKVSTSETGTIPTTEKSEGSEVTTTATGIKSTTKESTQTKVSTSETGTISSTEKSVGSEVTTTATGIKSTTKESTQTELSTSETGTLPTTEKSGSTEVTTTETGVSSTTKESTQTKVSTSQTGTVPTTEKSGSTEVTATASGVSSTTKESTQTKVSTSQTGTVPTTEKSVGSEVTTASGVVSTTKEVTETKVSASVTGTVPTTGISRSTGVTTTETGVESTTKESTQTKVSTSETGTVPTTEISGSTEVTATASVVSSTTKESTQTKVSTSQTETVPTTEKSVGSEVTTASGVVSTTKEETETKVSSSATGTVPTTEKSGSTEVTATASEVSSTTKETTQTKVSTSETGTVPTEKSGATEVSTTTSEVMSTTKESTQTKVSSSATGTVPTTEISGSTEVTATASVVSSTTKESTQTKVSTSQTETVPTTEKSEGTEVTTASGVVSTTKEETETKVSSSATGTVPTTEKSVGSEVTTTATGIESTTKESTQTKVSTSETGTVPTTEKSVGSEVTTASGVVSTTKEETETKVSSSATGTVPTTEKSVGSEVTTTATGIESTTKESTQTKVSTSETGTVPTTAKSGATEVTTTASGVVSTTKEETETKVSASATGTASTTEKSGQSEASTTATGVESSTKESTQTKVSTSETGTMPSTEKSVGSEVTTTATGIKSTTKESTQTELSTSETGTVPTTEKSGSTEVTTTETGVSSTTKESTQTKVSTSQTGTVPTTEKSGSTEVTATASGVSSTTKESTQTKVSTSQTGTVPTTEKSVGSEVTTASGVVSTTKEVTETKSLSFSNRNCTYNRNIKINWSHHY